One stretch of Pyxidicoccus xibeiensis DNA includes these proteins:
- a CDS encoding SAM-dependent methyltransferase codes for MTAPALELRHPDERAAAQRTPEEQRAHEAREVAQHYEHHPEIFSLVLDQRLAYSTGVFASPEEDLETGQARKFARVAAKLNIQPGEKVLDVGCGWGSLLLYLAQHTQGDFHGITLSGKQREVALQRAKDWGVADRVRVDLTHVEELAPAPESYDVVLFSGSIVHMHNREAIHQLVARTLKPGGRLFISDCYFPEQSRGDRDSSATRYIFVTAMGYCRLLSLSEELGLIGRAGLDILHVEDLSSSYVQTLGHWIDNVRKNRDRIEALAPGFARVLQGYMTVAKLSFARRTALEYMLLATKGPPKVHVAGWPIPGDAK; via the coding sequence ATGACTGCGCCCGCCCTGGAGCTGAGACACCCGGACGAGCGCGCCGCCGCACAGCGCACGCCGGAGGAACAGCGGGCCCACGAGGCGCGCGAGGTCGCCCAGCACTACGAGCACCACCCGGAGATCTTCAGCCTGGTGCTCGACCAGCGGCTGGCCTACTCCACCGGCGTCTTCGCGTCCCCGGAGGAGGACCTGGAGACGGGCCAGGCGCGCAAGTTCGCCCGCGTGGCGGCCAAGCTGAACATCCAGCCCGGGGAGAAGGTGCTGGACGTGGGCTGCGGCTGGGGGAGCCTGCTCCTCTACCTCGCGCAGCACACGCAGGGGGACTTCCACGGCATCACCCTGAGCGGGAAGCAGCGCGAGGTGGCGCTCCAGCGCGCGAAGGACTGGGGCGTGGCGGACCGCGTGCGGGTGGACCTGACGCACGTGGAGGAGCTGGCGCCCGCGCCGGAGAGCTACGACGTGGTGCTCTTCTCCGGAAGCATCGTCCACATGCACAACCGGGAGGCCATCCACCAGCTCGTCGCGCGCACGCTGAAGCCGGGCGGCCGGCTGTTCATCTCCGACTGCTACTTCCCGGAGCAGTCGCGAGGAGACCGGGACAGCAGCGCCACGCGCTACATCTTCGTCACCGCGATGGGCTACTGCCGGCTGCTCAGCCTGTCCGAGGAGCTGGGCCTCATCGGGCGCGCGGGGCTGGACATCCTGCACGTGGAGGACCTGTCCAGCTCGTACGTGCAGACGCTGGGGCACTGGATCGACAACGTGCGGAAGAACCGCGACCGCATCGAGGCGCTGGCGCCGGGCTTCGCGCGGGTGCTGCAGGGCTACATGACGGTGGCGAAGCTGTCCTTCGCGCGGCGCACGGCGCTGGAGTACATGCTCCTGGCCACCAAGGGCCCGCCGAAGGTGCACGTGGCCGGCTGGCCCATCCCGGGGGACGCGAAGTGA
- a CDS encoding acyl carrier protein, translating to MSNEVIGQEVRAIIAGTLRRPLEQVPLTASLEGGLGIDSMAMIEINIGLEERFRFAMPEMASPSEANLKTVEDLARFVARQLELQKVSVP from the coding sequence GTGTCAAACGAAGTCATCGGTCAGGAGGTCCGCGCCATCATTGCGGGCACCCTCAGACGTCCGCTGGAGCAGGTGCCCCTCACCGCCTCGCTGGAGGGCGGGCTCGGCATCGACTCCATGGCGATGATCGAGATCAACATCGGCCTGGAGGAGCGCTTCCGCTTCGCCATGCCGGAGATGGCGTCCCCCTCCGAGGCCAACCTCAAGACGGTGGAGGACCTGGCGCGCTTCGTCGCCCGGCAGTTGGAGCTCCAGAAGGTGAGCGTTCCATGA
- a CDS encoding AMP-binding protein, producing the protein MNGARTLAGLLSARAEARPDTLALRYKTAEGWVSRTWSETWEEARAVAATLHSRGVRPGDGVMLLVPEVHAAVSTLFGVWALGAVPSILGVPYRLSDLDAYLAQLRSTARKLDARALVLSGALADLAAPDGDTRLIVADTLVEEGRGAPFQPEPEAAPGPCLVQLTSGSTSHPRGVVLSHDRVMLHMAAMSEALPSPAHAVAVSWLPLHHDMGLLGGLLFPLFNDFPAHLMSPLDFRQRPFSWLEAMSETRATICAAPPSAYALCLQLANRAREAGLDLSAWEVAMIGAEPVSPELLRRFSDGFAPCGFRPEAFFPVYGLAEATVAVTFPEKLAPTVVDRVDRATLEREGRAVPSAADMGALELTGVGRPIPYTEVRLVDAEDLPVPDRTQGEVLVRSATLMRGYHGEPELTASVLHEGWLRTGDLGYRADGTLFITGRKKELIIKGGHNLIPSILEELASEVYGVRPGCVAAVGVRSEHRHTELAYVLAETKLEPAEHGVLGERIRERLRAHGIAIDHVLLVPPGTLPKTTSGKLKRRAISQAIASGQLTGTLA; encoded by the coding sequence GTGAACGGCGCGAGGACCCTGGCCGGGCTGCTGAGTGCCCGGGCCGAGGCTCGCCCCGACACGCTGGCCCTCCGCTACAAGACGGCGGAGGGCTGGGTGTCGCGCACCTGGAGCGAGACGTGGGAGGAGGCCCGGGCCGTGGCCGCCACGCTCCACTCCCGGGGCGTGCGCCCCGGGGACGGGGTGATGCTGCTGGTGCCGGAGGTGCACGCCGCCGTCAGCACCCTGTTCGGGGTGTGGGCGCTGGGCGCGGTGCCGAGCATCCTGGGCGTGCCCTACCGGCTGTCGGACCTGGACGCGTACCTGGCGCAGCTGCGGAGCACGGCGCGCAAGCTGGACGCGCGCGCGCTGGTGCTGTCCGGCGCGCTGGCGGACCTGGCGGCTCCGGACGGGGACACGCGGCTCATCGTCGCCGACACGCTGGTGGAGGAAGGCCGGGGTGCGCCGTTCCAGCCCGAGCCTGAGGCAGCGCCGGGCCCCTGCCTAGTGCAGCTCACCAGCGGCAGCACCAGCCATCCGCGCGGCGTGGTGCTGTCACATGACCGGGTGATGCTGCACATGGCGGCGATGAGCGAGGCGCTCCCCTCCCCCGCCCACGCGGTGGCGGTGTCCTGGCTGCCGCTGCACCACGACATGGGGCTGCTGGGTGGGTTGCTGTTCCCGCTCTTCAACGACTTCCCGGCGCACCTGATGTCGCCGCTGGACTTCCGGCAGCGGCCCTTCTCGTGGCTGGAGGCGATGAGCGAGACACGGGCCACCATCTGCGCGGCGCCACCTTCCGCGTATGCCCTCTGCCTGCAGCTGGCGAACCGGGCGAGGGAGGCGGGGCTGGACCTGAGCGCCTGGGAGGTGGCGATGATTGGCGCGGAGCCCGTCTCTCCGGAGCTGCTGCGGCGCTTCTCGGACGGCTTCGCGCCGTGCGGGTTCCGGCCGGAGGCCTTCTTCCCCGTGTACGGCCTGGCCGAGGCCACGGTGGCGGTGACCTTCCCGGAGAAGCTGGCGCCCACCGTGGTGGACCGGGTGGACCGGGCCACCCTGGAGCGCGAGGGCCGCGCGGTGCCGTCCGCGGCTGACATGGGGGCGCTGGAGCTGACGGGCGTGGGCCGGCCGATTCCGTACACCGAGGTGCGCCTCGTGGACGCGGAGGACCTGCCCGTCCCTGATCGGACCCAGGGCGAGGTCCTGGTGCGCTCCGCGACGCTGATGCGGGGCTATCACGGCGAGCCGGAGCTGACGGCATCCGTCCTCCACGAGGGCTGGCTGCGCACGGGAGACCTGGGCTACCGGGCGGACGGGACGCTCTTCATCACCGGGCGGAAGAAGGAGCTCATCATCAAGGGGGGGCACAACCTGATTCCGTCCATCCTCGAGGAGCTCGCCTCCGAGGTATACGGCGTCCGGCCCGGCTGCGTGGCGGCGGTCGGCGTGCGCTCCGAGCACCGGCACACGGAGCTGGCGTACGTGCTGGCGGAGACGAAGCTGGAGCCGGCGGAGCACGGCGTGCTGGGTGAGCGCATCCGGGAGCGGCTGCGCGCGCACGGCATCGCCATCGACCACGTGCTGCTCGTGCCGCCGGGCACGCTGCCCAAGACGACCAGCGGGAAGCTGAAGCGCCGGGCCATCTCGCAGGCCATTGCCTCCGGGCAGCTCACCGGCACGCTGGCGTGA
- a CDS encoding malate dehydrogenase yields the protein MKTPVRVAVTGAAGQIGYSLVFRIASGEMLGKDQPVILQMLELPVDKAQAALKGVMMELEDCAFPLLAGMVGTDDPKVAFKDADIALLVGARPRGPGMERKDLLMENAKIFTAQGAALDAVAKRDVKVLVVGNPANTNAYIAMKSAKNLDPKNFTAMLRLDHNRALSQLAKKSGKPVGDIQKLVVWGNHSPTMYPDYRFATVGGKALKELINDEAWIRDTFIPTVAKRGAAIIEARGLSSAASAANAAIDHVRDWVLGTNGAWVTMGIPSDGSYGIPKDVMYGFPVTCKGGKYEIVQGLDIDEFSRERMNKTLAELEEERAAVASLLS from the coding sequence ATGAAGACCCCCGTTCGTGTCGCCGTTACCGGTGCTGCCGGTCAGATCGGCTATTCGCTCGTCTTTCGCATCGCCTCTGGCGAGATGCTGGGCAAGGACCAGCCGGTCATCCTGCAGATGCTCGAGCTGCCCGTGGACAAGGCCCAGGCCGCGCTCAAGGGCGTGATGATGGAGCTGGAGGACTGTGCCTTCCCGCTGCTCGCCGGCATGGTCGGCACGGACGACCCGAAGGTCGCGTTCAAGGACGCGGACATCGCCCTGCTGGTCGGCGCGCGGCCCCGCGGTCCGGGCATGGAGCGCAAGGACCTGCTGATGGAGAACGCCAAGATCTTCACCGCCCAGGGCGCCGCGCTGGACGCGGTCGCCAAGCGTGACGTGAAGGTGCTGGTGGTCGGCAACCCGGCCAACACCAACGCGTACATCGCCATGAAGTCGGCGAAGAACCTGGACCCGAAGAACTTCACGGCCATGCTCCGGCTGGACCACAACCGCGCGCTGTCCCAGCTGGCCAAGAAGAGCGGCAAGCCGGTGGGCGACATCCAGAAGCTCGTGGTGTGGGGCAACCACAGCCCGACGATGTACCCGGACTACCGGTTCGCCACCGTCGGCGGCAAGGCGCTCAAGGAGCTCATCAACGACGAGGCGTGGATCCGCGACACGTTCATCCCCACCGTCGCCAAGCGCGGCGCGGCCATCATCGAGGCGCGTGGCCTGTCCTCGGCGGCCTCCGCGGCGAACGCCGCCATCGACCACGTGCGTGACTGGGTGCTCGGCACCAACGGCGCGTGGGTCACCATGGGCATCCCGTCGGACGGCAGCTACGGCATTCCCAAGGACGTGATGTACGGCTTCCCCGTCACCTGCAAGGGCGGCAAGTACGAGATCGTCCAGGGCCTGGACATCGACGAGTTCAGCCGCGAGCGGATGAACAAGACGCTGGCCGAGCTCGAGGAAGAGCGCGCCGCCGTCGCCAGCCTGCTGAGCTGA
- a CDS encoding ankyrin repeat domain-containing protein produces MSSDAPKPPPDFKSALERARSAFGHARTGDVAALTSLLDSGVSPNLSNENGDTLLMLACYHGHQDAARLLLERGADPEQPNDKGQTPLAGVAFKGSMPLAELLLERGALVDGAGPDGRTPLMYAAMFDRLEMVELFLARGASHTHADAGGATALQAARMMGAQRTAARLEALAAGGK; encoded by the coding sequence ATGAGCTCCGACGCTCCGAAGCCTCCCCCCGACTTCAAGTCCGCCCTCGAGCGGGCGCGCAGCGCCTTCGGACACGCCCGCACGGGGGACGTGGCCGCGCTCACCTCGCTGCTGGACTCCGGGGTGTCGCCCAACCTCTCCAACGAGAACGGGGACACGCTGCTGATGCTCGCCTGCTACCACGGCCACCAGGACGCGGCGCGGCTGCTGCTGGAGCGCGGCGCGGACCCGGAGCAGCCCAACGACAAGGGGCAGACGCCGCTCGCGGGCGTGGCCTTCAAGGGCAGCATGCCCCTGGCGGAGCTGCTGCTGGAGCGCGGCGCGCTGGTGGACGGGGCAGGGCCGGACGGGCGCACGCCGCTCATGTACGCGGCCATGTTCGACCGGCTGGAGATGGTGGAGCTGTTCCTGGCGCGCGGCGCCTCACACACCCACGCGGACGCGGGCGGGGCCACGGCGCTGCAGGCCGCGCGGATGATGGGGGCCCAGCGCACCGCCGCCCGGCTGGAGGCACTCGCGGCCGGCGGGAAGTAG
- a CDS encoding MBL fold metallo-hydrolase translates to MSFTVTHIGTATLLLEVGSLRLLTDPAFDPPGRTYGFGWGTSSRRTSGPALPVERLGRIDAVLLSHDHHADNLDDAGRALLPQAPRVVTTRAGARRLGHPGAVGLRPFETTTVGDLRITATPARHGPPGSLPVAGHVVGFMLEGEALPGPVYISGDTVWFDGVAEVSRRFRVHTAFLHLGSVAFPLTGPLRYTFNAKEAVQAAQALAARCIIPVHYDGWTHFRQGPDEARKAFSQAGLADRVTWLTPGERTPLA, encoded by the coding sequence ATGTCCTTCACGGTGACTCATATCGGCACAGCGACGCTGCTCCTCGAAGTCGGCTCGCTCCGCCTGCTGACCGACCCCGCGTTCGACCCTCCGGGACGCACGTATGGCTTCGGCTGGGGCACGAGTTCGCGGCGCACGTCAGGCCCGGCCCTCCCGGTAGAGCGCCTGGGCCGCATCGACGCGGTGCTCCTCTCGCATGACCACCACGCCGACAACCTCGACGATGCCGGACGCGCGCTCCTGCCCCAGGCACCCCGGGTGGTGACGACCCGTGCGGGAGCGCGCCGGCTGGGCCACCCGGGCGCGGTGGGACTCCGCCCCTTCGAGACGACGACGGTGGGAGACCTGCGCATCACCGCCACGCCCGCGCGCCATGGCCCTCCGGGCTCACTGCCCGTCGCCGGGCATGTGGTGGGCTTCATGCTGGAGGGCGAGGCCCTTCCCGGCCCTGTCTACATCTCCGGCGACACGGTCTGGTTCGACGGAGTCGCGGAGGTGTCCCGGAGGTTCCGCGTCCACACGGCTTTCCTCCATCTGGGGAGCGTCGCGTTCCCGCTCACCGGCCCCCTTCGCTACACCTTCAACGCGAAGGAGGCGGTGCAGGCCGCGCAGGCGCTGGCAGCCCGCTGCATCATCCCGGTGCACTACGACGGGTGGACGCACTTCCGCCAGGGCCCCGACGAAGCCAGGAAGGCGTTCTCCCAGGCAGGGCTCGCGGACCGGGTGACTTGGCTCACTCCCGGTGAACGCACACCGCTCGCCTGA
- a CDS encoding lysophospholipid acyltransferase family protein, whose product MSESVPHRAVQLLRTALAASWSMLSLGVFIPVALVALPFDRQQRVHDVCSILWARGILALLGIRLVVRGAEHVSRDERYVIVANHQSLLDAAVMVAVLQPLTSVRMVARRNAFRIPLIGWGMRLFGHISVDRHSIRDSLPGLQQAQRKVARRASVVFFPEGDYSPDGRMRPFYNSAFHIAARGGVRVVPVTLTGTFDILPPHRTVPFRGGAVHVTLHPPMGPLEDTHDAALAAAVACHRIVEAALPRTG is encoded by the coding sequence ATGTCCGAGAGCGTTCCCCATCGCGCCGTCCAGCTCCTGAGAACGGCGCTGGCCGCGAGCTGGTCCATGCTCTCGCTGGGGGTCTTCATCCCCGTGGCGTTGGTGGCGCTGCCGTTCGACCGCCAGCAGCGCGTACACGACGTGTGCTCCATCCTCTGGGCACGCGGCATCCTGGCGCTGCTCGGGATACGGCTGGTGGTGCGGGGCGCGGAGCACGTCTCGCGGGACGAGCGCTACGTCATCGTCGCCAATCACCAGAGCCTGCTGGACGCGGCGGTGATGGTGGCCGTGCTCCAGCCGCTCACCTCCGTGCGCATGGTCGCCCGGCGCAACGCCTTCCGGATTCCGCTCATCGGGTGGGGCATGCGCCTGTTCGGTCACATCTCCGTGGACCGGCACAGCATCCGCGACTCGCTGCCCGGGCTCCAGCAGGCCCAGCGGAAGGTGGCGCGGCGCGCGTCCGTCGTCTTCTTCCCGGAGGGCGACTACAGCCCGGATGGGCGGATGCGGCCGTTCTACAACAGCGCCTTCCACATCGCCGCGCGCGGGGGCGTGCGCGTGGTGCCCGTCACCCTCACCGGCACGTTCGACATCCTGCCTCCACACCGCACGGTTCCGTTTCGGGGAGGCGCGGTCCACGTCACCCTCCACCCGCCCATGGGCCCGCTGGAGGACACGCACGACGCGGCGCTGGCGGCAGCGGTGGCCTGCCACCGCATCGTCGAGGCGGCCCTGCCGCGCACCGGCTGA
- a CDS encoding 50S ribosomal protein L11 methyltransferase encodes MPSGVAPSAAFTWHSESGEPPPARLAPVDDRLKADTALKRVRRGEFLLYTGDFNNAKQLLSAIGRRLAHPATARSPLEAFRAERRARQLEHETLSRIVVALDADYKLGLSRAPEVAQACRQVWGEPVAATTVVPLKQLLGMLGAAEWRRKGLAVPGLTGQLHPHYGVYLPTRTDYVELLLAVPDVKGKRIFDVGTGTGVLSFLLLQRGAASASATDCDSRAVACARENAERLGLAKRFQVTEADLFPEGKADLVVCNPPWIPEPPKNRVDRAVFDEDSRFLLRFLEGLPAALAPGGEGLLILSDLAVLLGLRPSGWLEEQFTRCGLKVKWARSTPARHSKAQDKSDPLHAARSREVTTLYCLVPATST; translated from the coding sequence ATGCCGTCCGGAGTGGCTCCAAGCGCCGCGTTCACCTGGCACTCGGAGAGTGGCGAGCCCCCGCCCGCGCGCCTGGCCCCCGTGGATGACCGGCTCAAGGCCGACACCGCGCTCAAGCGCGTCCGCCGCGGCGAGTTCCTCCTGTACACGGGCGACTTCAACAACGCGAAGCAGCTGCTCAGCGCGATAGGCCGGAGGCTCGCCCACCCCGCGACTGCGCGCTCACCGCTGGAGGCGTTCCGGGCGGAGCGGCGGGCCCGGCAGCTCGAGCACGAGACGCTGTCCCGCATCGTGGTCGCGCTCGACGCCGACTACAAACTCGGCCTCTCTCGGGCGCCGGAAGTGGCCCAGGCCTGCCGTCAGGTGTGGGGCGAGCCCGTGGCCGCCACCACCGTCGTCCCCCTCAAACAGCTCCTCGGCATGCTCGGGGCCGCGGAGTGGCGGCGCAAGGGCCTGGCCGTGCCTGGCCTCACGGGTCAGCTCCATCCGCACTACGGCGTCTACCTGCCGACCCGCACGGACTACGTGGAGCTGCTGCTGGCCGTCCCCGACGTGAAGGGCAAGCGCATCTTCGACGTGGGCACCGGGACGGGAGTGCTGTCGTTCCTCCTCCTGCAGCGCGGCGCGGCCTCCGCGTCGGCCACCGACTGCGACTCGCGGGCCGTGGCCTGTGCGCGGGAGAACGCGGAGCGGCTGGGCCTCGCGAAGCGCTTCCAGGTGACGGAGGCGGACCTCTTCCCGGAGGGGAAGGCGGACCTCGTGGTCTGCAACCCGCCGTGGATTCCCGAGCCGCCCAAGAACCGGGTGGACCGCGCGGTGTTCGACGAGGACAGCCGCTTCCTGCTGCGCTTCCTGGAAGGGCTCCCCGCGGCGCTCGCCCCGGGTGGCGAGGGGCTGCTCATCCTGTCCGACCTCGCGGTGCTGCTGGGCCTGCGCCCGTCCGGGTGGCTGGAGGAGCAGTTCACGCGGTGCGGGCTGAAGGTGAAGTGGGCCCGCTCGACGCCCGCGCGGCACTCGAAGGCCCAGGACAAGTCGGACCCGCTGCACGCCGCCCGCTCGCGGGAGGTCACCACCCTCTACTGCCTGGTGCCAGCCACTTCCACGTAG